A stretch of DNA from Lotus japonicus ecotype B-129 chromosome 4, LjGifu_v1.2:
AATATACCTACTCCTCCTCTCCTCTATCCCATTTCCAAGTCCTCTATCCCATTTCCAAGTGATAATAAACATTGAACCTGCTCTGTTTCATTTTACTACTATCACCATCTATCACTTCATTTCTCTGCCTCCTTCAAGTtcatttctcttcttctttcttctctttcactCTGCTTGATGATGAATGGTTCAAGGAACAGGTTCCCTTTTACTTCTTCTCAGTGGCAAGAGCTTGAACATCAAGCTCTTATCTACAAGTACATGGCTTCTGGTATTTCTATTCCACCTGATCTTCTCTTCACCATCAAGAGAAGCTACTTGGACTCTCCTCTGACTTCAAGGCTTTTGCCTCACCAGTCTCAACACTGTAAGTTCCATTCCACGCCAACTGTTTGGGTTTTTGGATGGAACAGTTTTGTTTGATTTGAGTGAACTAGTTTTGTTTGAGTTTGTATGATTTGATTCTTTCTTGTTCTTCATGCAGTTGGTTGGAACTATTTGCCTATGGGTTTGGGGAGAAAAATAGACCCAGAGCCAGGGAGGTGCAGAAGAACTGATGGCAAGAAATGGAGGTGCTCCAAAGAAGCTTACCCAGATTCAAAGTACTGTGAGAGGCACATGCATAGAGGGAAGAACCGTTCAAGAAAGCCTGTGGAAGTTTTGAAAACAACACCAACAACAGCAATAGATGCAGGAGATGCTTCAGCAGCACCAACAACAATGTTATCTATCACAAAAAATAGTCCTGCACTCACCCCAACAACCACTCATGACCCTTAccatcaccaccatcaccctcaaAACTCTTCCTATGGCTCATCTTCTTCCCATCTTCAGCACCCTTTCCTCTACCATCATTCCCCACCTTCAAGGCCTTCTGGTGTTGGTTTGTCTTTTCAAGACAACAACAGTGCTCCTATGTTTCTTGACACTGGTTCTTGCTCTCACAATAACAACACTGATTGCAggttcttcttctgaaaaccaGCACATGATTAAATAGTTTAAAACTTTCCTTCTTTCAAGTTTTTGTGatcaaatttcaatttttttgtcttatttatttccttctagCAGGTATGTTTATGGACTGAAAGAAGAGGTGGATGAGCATGCTTTCTTCACTGAACCTTCTGGAACCATGAGAAGCTTCTCTGCTTCCTCCATTGATGATCCTTGGCAGCTCACACCACTGACTATAAGCTCCTCATCCTCTTCAAAACAGAGGAACTGCTCTGGTTTATCCAATTCCaatgacaccaacaacaacaacgagTACTCTTACTTGCAACTTCAGAGCCTCAGTGACAACTCAAAGCAAACACATCAAGATCATGGTTTCTATAGTGATAACAAGCCTGAAAATTTCATGAAACTTGGGAAAGAAGAACCTCAGAAGACAGTTCATCGCTTCTTTGATGAATGGCCCCCCAAAAGCAGAGGATCATGGCTTGATTTGGATGATAAATCATCCACCACCCAGCTTTCAATTTCCATTCCCACATCTTCCCATGATTTCACAACTTTCAGTTCCTCAACCCCACGAGGTAACTTCAGTAACTCCCTCAGATTCC
This window harbors:
- the LOC130715778 gene encoding growth-regulating factor 5-like isoform X2, with translation MMNGSRNRFPFTSSQWQELEHQALIYKYMASGISIPPDLLFTIKRSYLDSPLTSRLLPHQSQHFGWNYLPMGLGRKIDPEPGRCRRTDGKKWRCSKEAYPDSKYCERHMHRGKNRSRKPVEVLKTTPTTAIDAGDASAAPTTMLSITKNSPALTPTTTHDPYHHHHHPQNSSYGSSSSHLQHPFLYHHSPPSRPSGVGLSFQDNNSAPMFLDTGSCSHNNNTDCRYVYGLKEEVDEHAFFTEPSGTMRSFSASSIDDPWQLTPLTISSSSSSKQRNCSGLSNSNDTNNNNEYSYLQLQSLSDNSKQTHQDHGFYSDNKPENFMKLGKEEPQKTVHRFFDEWPPKSRGSWLDLDDKSSTTQLSISIPTSSHDFTTFSSSTPRDG
- the LOC130715778 gene encoding growth-regulating factor 1-like isoform X1; its protein translation is MMNGSRNRFPFTSSQWQELEHQALIYKYMASGISIPPDLLFTIKRSYLDSPLTSRLLPHQSQHFGWNYLPMGLGRKIDPEPGRCRRTDGKKWRCSKEAYPDSKYCERHMHRGKNRSRKPVEVLKTTPTTAIDAGDASAAPTTMLSITKNSPALTPTTTHDPYHHHHHPQNSSYGSSSSHLQHPFLYHHSPPSRPSGVGLSFQDNNSAPMFLDTGSCSHNNNTDCSRYVYGLKEEVDEHAFFTEPSGTMRSFSASSIDDPWQLTPLTISSSSSSKQRNCSGLSNSNDTNNNNEYSYLQLQSLSDNSKQTHQDHGFYSDNKPENFMKLGKEEPQKTVHRFFDEWPPKSRGSWLDLDDKSSTTQLSISIPTSSHDFTTFSSSTPRDG